AGCATCCATCCATGCCGGATATGAGCATGCGTTCCGGACTATACTTGATTCCAACATTACCACTTTGATCGCGGGTATAGCGCTGTTTATGTTTGGCTCCGGTGCGATACGGGGTTTCGCTGTTGTATTGTGTTTGGGCATTCTTACTTCGATGTTCAGTGCGGTGTTGATATCGCGTGCATTGGTTAACCTGATTTACGGGCGTAAGCTGCGGTTGACCAAGATCTCCGTCGGTTAAGTAGAAAGAGGCAATAAATGGAATTTTTCAAGATTAATCGCAACATTCCGTTCATGAGCTATGGGCGGTATACCACCACTTTTTCTTTGGCGACATTTATTCTGGCGGTGTTTTTTATCGCAACCAAAGGATTGAATTTTGGTGTGGATTTCACTGGTGGAACGGTGATGGAAGTACATTACTCTCAGACTGCTGATCTGGAAAAGGTGCGTGAGCAACTGACTGATTTGGGGCTGCATGACGTGTTGGTGCAAAACTTTGGTTCTAGTCATGATGTTCTGCTGCAGGTATCGCTTAAACAGAATGTAGTAGGCGCGAAATTGAGCGAGCAGATTCTCGACAAGTTGCGTCAGCAGGATGCCAGTGTGGAAATGCGCCGGGTTGAATTTGTCGGTCCGCAAGTTGGCAAAGATCTGGTGGAAAATGGTGCACTTGCGTTATTGCTGGTATGCATTGGCATCGCGTGCTACCTCTGGGTGCGATTCGAGTGGAAGTTTGGTCTTGCCGCGATAATCGCCAATTTGCATGACGTAATTATTATTGTTGGCTTTTTTGCATTTTTTCAGTGGGATTTTTCCCTTACCGTACTGGCGGC
This genomic interval from Candidatus Nitrotoga sp. AM1P contains the following:
- the secF gene encoding protein translocase subunit SecF; the protein is MEFFKINRNIPFMSYGRYTTTFSLATFILAVFFIATKGLNFGVDFTGGTVMEVHYSQTADLEKVREQLTDLGLHDVLVQNFGSSHDVLLQVSLKQNVVGAKLSEQILDKLRQQDASVEMRRVEFVGPQVGKDLVENGALALLLVCIGIACYLWVRFEWKFGLAAIIANLHDVIIIVGFFAFFQWDFSLTVLAALLAVLGYSVNESVVVFDRIRENFRKMRKTEVAEIIDNAITRTMSRTIITHLCTQMMVTAMLFLGGETLHYFALALTIGILFSIYSSVLVASPLLMLMGVSREDFIKTEKVAEEVLP